A region from the Papaver somniferum cultivar HN1 unplaced genomic scaffold, ASM357369v1 unplaced-scaffold_22, whole genome shotgun sequence genome encodes:
- the LOC113340517 gene encoding uncharacterized protein LOC113340517 gives MFQYIKTCYWSPPEQDFVMFCCDGSSFGNPGSAGFGFVVRDSNCQVLGAMSGGIGVATNYLAEYYGIMCAVELDVQWGMLKIIIVSYFKFVLTEFAKGRVPWFMKGGCKNATRKLNQIKYQHGYRETNFTADCMTKKVAALAASVRQIYIGRPRCLPRV, from the coding sequence ATGTTTCAGTATATTAAGACATGCTATTGGTCTCCACCTGAACAAGACTTTGTGATGTTCTGTTGTGATGGATCATCATTTGGTAATCCTGGCTCTGCTGGATTTGGTTTTGTTGTAAGGGATTCAAATTGTCAGGTGTTGGGTGCCATGTCTGGAGGTATTGGAGTTGCTACTAATTATCTGGCAGAATATTATGGAATCATGTGTGCAGTGGAACTGGATGTGCAATGGGGTATGCTGAAGATAATTATAGTTTCATATTTCAAATTTGTTCTTACTGAATTTGCTAAGGGGAGAGTTCCATGGTTTATGAAAGGGGGATGTAAGAATGCTACAAGGAAgctaaatcaaataaaatatcaACATGGTTACAGAGAAACCAATTTTACTGCTGATTGTATGACAAAGAAAGTAGCAGCATTAGCAGCTAGTGTTAGGCAAATTTATATAGGGAGACCTCGGTGCTTACCAAGAGTATAA